The window ttcAGAAGCGGGCCGTTCCCAGACAAGTTTGTTGCATTTCACGCTCATCCACCTACCCAAGAAACTCTTCGGAATATCGGCATACTCACACCGGCGTCCGCGGCGCGCGGCTGACTGTTCTCTATTTATCTTGCATGTCTTGTCGAATCCGAGTTTGATACAGGTAGGAACGTGGGGCGGTTGGTCTTCTCCGTACCCTACCtctctacctacctaccgaCCCAAGGGTTTCTGTAACGAACCTGTATGGACACCCCCAATGCCGCGCGGCTTTTATATTATTGGGTTCGGAATTTGACGTAAACGTGGAGTTTTTGAGTTTTTGAGTTTTATTTCTCCGTTAAAACGGGACCCTGTCACGCTGTGTACTTGGGTGAGGTGAGCACCCTGCCGACAAAATAACCAAGACACAAAAGTAAGTCAACCCATATCATATACTATGAACTATACCTCAGGAGTAAGTTAATAGGACTTTGAACGATCTTTCAAAGCCTGTTAACTATTTTTGAAGGCCTATAAACTATCTTCAAAGGCCTATTATAAATTATCTTTAAAGGCTTATGGACTATCCGTTAAGGCATGTAAACCTACCTGTAGTGTCTCGATTATtctgtggtgagggtggtgaggtggtgctTACATATTGACATGTACACTGCCACTGTGGGATATCCACTTTTGGAtggctgggaaggggggagatcGGCGGttttgctggtggttgaGTTGGAACCAAGGCCTGATACAATGCTGGGTAGGGGTAGGGGATGATTGGTAGGTACAGACTGGGGATTTATTTATTGATTTAGTTTTTTTGTTGTCCAGATagagcgggaggggggaccTGTCTTGGATGGGGCTgggtgtggtgagggtgagggtgagtaAGCTGGCTGCTTCAGCCTTGCTTTGTTTCGGAGGTCAGCCGCGTCTTGGTTGGGTTTGGCTGCTTAGGGGAGTGGGTTTGACATGTTTGTAGAGATATAATGGTTATAGGAGCTGTTAAACAGAGATAGAGGCCATCTATCCACTTGGTCAGCTCGGTCTTCATGATCCGGTGTTTGATTttctctgatgatgatgtgtaCATGCTCTTCTAGTGGCTTTGCAATGATGAGGAAAAATAAAGCAAGCTATTTCGGTGCAGTATCAACACACTTCACTGTACAAGTTTGATGGTGTAAGGCCTGGTCTTGGAGCTTGACTGaaaggttggtgatgagagcTCGGCGTCTACTCATATGGACAGCTCTGCGGTATTGCTCAGATAACAATTGACTTGAGCCAAGGTTTCAGATTAAGCAGCAAATCCGATTCTCTTCATCTCAAACTCCTAAAAAACACCCTCTGACAGTCGCCTGAAGTGTGAGATGCCAAGCTGAGCAACTTGTTCTAGATTCTAGAAGCTCAAGTGGTGATCTCAGCAATCCATTATTCAGATTGCTCTCTGGATGATAGAGATTTCACAGAACGTCTACGAAGTGCAGAGAAGGCACGGGAGGTGACGTGCGGTTGTCGACCTGGAGCAGTGAATGGACCGGGGATCCATGTGGGGAGGCGCTTGTAAATTCTTGCAAGTCAACAAAGAGGTCTCGAGAGAGTCTCGATGTCAAAAGCTGAAATATGGACCCAATTCCATGCTCAGAAAGCACAGATGATGGCAGAATTCACTCAGGAAGATGGGAACAAAACACCTCCAGACATCTGCTCACGATATTCACCCTGGCGCATTGCTTCACTGTTGCGCCGCCGTTGGGTGGTGAATGTTGCAGCTCAGTTCTGCCCCACCAGATTGGCTGGGAAACCAGTGGAAACTATCGGCCGATAAGCCTTATCGGATGCTGAAGTGGAGCCGCCCAAACTTTTTTTGTGGAGCCAACCTTGAATCGCTGCAGGTGGTTGCAAAGTGCTGgatattttttttctgctgcGATTCCTGcacctctctcttcttcttctctgtactcaacatcaccatcatcacattGTCTGTCTGTTTTTTTTCAGCACATTAAATCGCATCGCCATTCCTTCTTTTAGTACATACCAAGTAACATCCTCTAACTCAGCCAACatgcctcttcttcctgtcgCCGTCTATGGCCAAGATGTGCCTCCCGGACAGCTTGTCCCAGCCGAGATCCAGTTCCCTGCGACCGTAAGTCTCTGCAATCCCAATTGCCAGGCCATTGCTAATGCGCAATTCTAGATTCGCATCACCATGGCTGCTCTTGACCCTACCGCCGCCCCcgaggctgatgaggagggcaACATCCCCGCCGTCCACCGCTCTACCCTGAAGATCATCAGAGTCGtcaacgacgacgagggcgatgatgaggacgaggacgagtaCCTCCAGAAgcttctcggcggcggcgacgacgaggagtcTGACGAGGAGTCCGATGAGGAGGCCAACGGCGGCCCCAGCGACCCcgccaagtccaagaaggcgaagcgcgccgctgccatcaagaagctgatGGAGGCTACCCAGGAGGAGTCcgatgaggagatggaggacgTCAAGCCCAACGGAAAGAAGggcaaggccaaggccgaggccgaggaggagagcgatGAGGAgagcgacgaggacgatgaggaggagggtgagcttGAGGAGTTCGTTGTCTGCACTCTTGACACCGAGCGCGTACGTATTAGCTTCAACCAGCCCAAGAAAGCCTTGCACAGACTGACAAGCAACACAGACCTACCAGCAGCCCATCGACCTTGTCAttggcgagggcgagagGGTCTTCTTCACCGTCACCGGTACCCACACTGTCTACGTCACTGGCAACTACGTGGTcaccgaggacgaggaggacgaggaggacgatgaggagtCCGATGAGgactacgacgacgacatgcGCGCCGTCCTCGAGGGTGACTCCGATGATGACATGAGCGATGAGCTCGACGAGATCGATGGTGCTGAGCGCATCAAGGAGATCGacaccgacgaggaggaggctccCAAGCTCGTCGataccaagaagaagggcaagaagagagccgctgaggaggaggccgagggccTCGACGAGTTGATCgccaaggacgagaagaagaacaagaagcagaagaagaacaagagcgAGGCTGCTACTACTGAGGCCAAGGAGTCTCCCTCCACCAAGGGTGATAAGAAGGTCCAGTTCGCCAAGAACCTTGAGCAAGGCCCTACCGGCCCTGCTAAGGACAAGGCTGCTGAGAAGCccgccgagaagaaggctctTGGTGTCAAGGTTGTCAACGGTGTCACCATCGACGACCGCAAGGCTGGTACCGGCCGCACCGTGAAGAACGGCGACCGCGTTGGCATGCGTTACATTGGCAAGCTCCAGAACGGCAAGGTTTTTGATTCCAACAAGAAGGGCGCGCCTTTCAGCTTCAAGATTGGCAAGGGTGAGGTCATCAAGGGCTGGGACATTGGTATTCTCGGCATGGCCGTCGGTGGCGAGCGTCGGTTGACTATTCCCGCCCACCTCGCCTACGGCAGCAAGTCCCTCCCCGGCATCCCTGCCAACAGCACTCTCATCTTCGATGTCAAGCTCATCGAGATCAAGTAAAGGATCTTTGTGACTTGAATATATATGT is drawn from Podospora pseudocomata strain CBS 415.72m chromosome 1 map unlocalized CBS415.72m_1, whole genome shotgun sequence and contains these coding sequences:
- the FPR3 gene encoding peptidylprolyl isomerase fpr3 (COG:O; EggNog:ENOG503NVTP) encodes the protein MPLLPVAVYGQDVPPGQLVPAEIQFPATIRITMAALDPTAAPEADEEGNIPAVHRSTLKIIRVVNDDEGDDEDEDEYLQKLLGGGDDEESDEESDEEANGGPSDPAKSKKAKRAAAIKKLMEATQEESDEEMEDVKPNGKKGKAKAEAEEESDEESDEDDEEEGELEEFVVCTLDTERTYQQPIDLVIGEGERVFFTVTGTHTVYVTGNYVVTEDEEDEEDDEESDEDYDDDMRAVLEGDSDDDMSDELDEIDGAERIKEIDTDEEEAPKLVDTKKKGKKRAAEEEAEGLDELIAKDEKKNKKQKKNKSEAATTEAKESPSTKGDKKVQFAKNLEQGPTGPAKDKAAEKPAEKKALGVKVVNGVTIDDRKAGTGRTVKNGDRVGMRYIGKLQNGKVFDSNKKGAPFSFKIGKGEVIKGWDIGILGMAVGGERRLTIPAHLAYGSKSLPGIPANSTLIFDVKLIEIK